A window of Photobacterium sp. GJ3 contains these coding sequences:
- a CDS encoding phosphopantetheine-binding protein → MIEEKEQPVPVYDDNKDRFILEQRGIASTGTVAHQLSHDLRQDDYLIRKSYRKFADLPVESSSIQRAQEHVLMQSQYCFSAQGRTAVWEDLAYLLSACAAFTIPDRALPKYRYPSAGSTYSVRTQVGVPTGAGLEDYYYYQPINQTLHTLTQSGSGANCPYIDFVICWDAIVPVYHERAKSLALREVGHMLSLLTGNCAESGIGYHVEVFEPEDGVTQTLACRIYLEFSNESTLKPEINMAFMKRDGRQFQDQTGAAVYDLDAQSVFLKSSDINHIMSNAHGLIQLEGEHSALNYVYSGWLFQRLGDAFIAQDIASCMLGICLNEQNLYMMAIGTIRREDKLVSDVTAEVAPLNTVIREQLALSLPEYMLPQQCIVLPELPLSPNGKVDLSRLPKVVIESQIKLPSTEIEKRICEIWAQILNRNPDEIDCERSFFNSGGNSLLAMRMVRQFDQQLSLRIKLEDIYNNSSVCAMAKIAEKQNGNHEREMGVL, encoded by the coding sequence TTGATTGAAGAGAAAGAACAACCAGTTCCGGTTTATGATGACAATAAAGATAGATTCATTCTGGAACAAAGAGGGATAGCCTCGACGGGTACGGTGGCTCATCAGCTGTCGCATGACCTTCGTCAGGACGACTACCTGATCCGTAAAAGCTATCGGAAATTTGCGGATTTACCGGTTGAATCATCCAGCATTCAGCGCGCACAGGAACATGTGCTGATGCAGTCTCAGTATTGTTTCTCCGCACAAGGAAGAACCGCGGTCTGGGAAGATTTGGCATATCTATTGTCGGCATGCGCTGCATTCACCATACCCGACCGAGCCCTGCCGAAATACCGCTATCCTTCTGCGGGTAGTACGTATAGTGTCCGGACTCAGGTTGGTGTTCCTACAGGGGCAGGTCTAGAGGACTACTATTATTATCAGCCGATCAACCAGACACTTCATACACTGACGCAGTCGGGTTCCGGGGCAAACTGTCCCTATATTGACTTCGTGATTTGCTGGGACGCAATTGTTCCTGTTTATCATGAAAGGGCAAAATCTCTGGCATTAAGAGAAGTCGGCCATATGCTGTCGTTACTGACCGGAAATTGTGCTGAATCGGGGATAGGATATCATGTGGAAGTCTTTGAGCCTGAAGATGGCGTTACGCAAACTTTAGCTTGCCGGATCTACCTTGAGTTCTCTAATGAATCAACGTTAAAACCTGAAATAAATATGGCCTTTATGAAACGTGATGGTCGTCAGTTTCAGGACCAGACAGGCGCTGCTGTGTATGACTTAGACGCGCAGTCCGTCTTTCTAAAATCGTCTGATATAAACCACATCATGAGCAACGCGCACGGTTTAATTCAATTAGAAGGTGAGCATTCAGCGTTGAATTATGTTTATTCAGGCTGGCTATTCCAGCGGCTTGGTGATGCCTTCATCGCTCAGGATATTGCAAGTTGTATGCTTGGTATTTGTTTGAATGAACAAAACCTGTATATGATGGCTATCGGCACTATCCGCAGAGAAGATAAATTGGTGAGTGATGTCACGGCAGAGGTGGCACCACTAAACACCGTGATCCGTGAACAACTGGCCCTGAGTTTACCTGAATATATGTTGCCTCAGCAGTGTATCGTCTTGCCGGAATTACCTTTATCGCCGAATGGAAAAGTTGATTTATCCCGGTTACCGAAAGTGGTCATTGAGAGTCAGATCAAATTGCCGTCGACCGAGATAGAAAAGCGTATTTGTGAAATCTGGGCTCAAATATTAAACCGAAATCCGGATGAAATTGATTGTGAGCGAAGCTTCTTTAACAGCGGCGGAAATTCTTTACTAGCCATGCGTATGGTTCGTCAGTTTGACCAGCAATTGAGTCTGCGAATCAAATTGGAAGATATTTATAACAATAGCTCCGTCTGTGCGATGGCAAAGATAGCAGAAAAACAGAATGGAAATCACGAACGGGAAATGGGAGTTCTGTAA